Proteins from a genomic interval of Echeneis naucrates chromosome 21, fEcheNa1.1, whole genome shotgun sequence:
- the bcl9 gene encoding B-cell CLL/lymphoma 9 protein, translated as MLEVQEERPAAAGTAATHFTKKERGKKEREEAKDGRGNLSNIGNPVPGSRNVRAKAPLTHTGSPHQLITPPCSVVLGAPSMHSNRLKNSPSTNTQSPKPKTEAMVRSPPVMSPSTGAQMDTKMPSQGKPGSTGNQSQPSPCDPKTLGSKGAQNVAGGMGLKNGQGLTSGPSSKVKVKRERSTSVESFEQPESGTPTSEEKDSSRVKRMCVAERRQPYSGADWCSGGESDEDDKGFFNCNSSDVKPQDSVTHSTSNAGLSRSSTPSHNTLGGQGSTTEPASGQKPGSKLVYVFTTEMANKAADAVLTGHTENIIAFHMKNISNSKDKAHLLLNNAAAALRNDSKPPQQPPSHAQDQSHQPGSKPSLPGMSEPAPPQPSNQGSQSGVLPQEGSSTTGMESKNLPGSSPSNAAAAVDQAPVTQPEAGLNPPSAGEGGQGGSTGGAGLTPQQQQQQQQLAQELLNMEANTEGLSQEQLEHRQRSLQTLRDIQRMLFPDDRDAPPTGPPQSHSGPHDGGPDGAPRRSEQGPLQAMMAQSQSLGPPGGPGGPRPQGPPFGPPHGPRDMPPFPQDEMGPHMGGPGGCGEGDQMTPEQVAWLKLQQEFYEEKRKKQEMQHRPLPPDMMMHPHGPRGMMRGPPPPYQMGPGEMWGGPGGPPEHYQERMAMGPGPRGMPPHMQRMPGFSAMMNPEMEGPPRPGMGWPDDMPPRMGDGRGFPGGPGGMFAGPGGRGERFPNPQSVQEAMFHQGMGGEKGLPPGMMMDMQRMMGHQRGGMEPGNGMGMFPRMPGDGPMSPSSRLQGMGGREMGPEFGMGPGPGPGPHMHPSKIRDPSMNMSPDEMMRMRGGGGPPMENMGPQGRPMQGPVFPEQTQPGDFPMGQGRPFPGGPAGMRGPHADQAFGPEHRSTPTGGNGRINHLPSAGGPSQGQRGRKPADLNVQAGGGNSPSVNPLKSPPLRQVQSPMMGSPSGNLKSPQTPSQLAGMLTGPTGPNAPPPPPASAPMKSPHSMMGSAGASPVHMRSPSLPNPSPGWASSPKPPMQSPGVPPQGGKPPLSITSPNMMGNMEQGGNGPPSAPPSSGATSGSMSLPGNVPSGSPYTIPPEPTLSQNPLSIMMSRMSKFAMPSSTPLYHDAIKTVASSDDDSPPARSPNLPSVNNNGMAMNHQGNPRMMGPGNAGPMPALSPLGMNPMGSQPLSHGMPPQMPSPNAPNMGPGMMPHGMMIPPNPQDPGMANPQMMPQGRMGYPHRSQGYPLTQSPSQQGPFSPHNGPGPQGFPGHPMGFQGEGGPMGGRMGNMPHGGGGDGGMCKPNTPGGPEFNNMQGGFSDADLHEVMRPGASGIPEFDLSRIIPSEKPSQTLSYFPRGGGDNPGGKPPHPSGFPMQGMMGDGPPRMGMSMQGMGGMPGGPGGGMGPQDMPMGNPGHNSMRPPGFMGQGMMGPQHRMMSPGGPGGMMQGRQMAHPGPGGSPNMMMSLQGMGGPPQQTMMMGGQMRPRDMDMGFSPGPGMF; from the exons CCCTAAACCTAAGACGGAGGCCATGGTACGATCACCTCCCGTCATGTCCCCTTCCACGGGTGCCCAGATGGACACTAAAATGCCCAGCCAGGGGAAACCAGGGAGCACTGGCAACCAATCACAGCCCTCACCCTGTGATCCCAAGACCCTGGGCAGTAAAGGGGCTCAAAATGTGGCAGGGGGCATGGGGCTGAAGAATGGCCAGGGCCTGACTTCTGGCCCGAGCTCCAAGGTTAAAGTCAAAAGGGAGAGAAGCACCTCAGTGGAGTCTTTTGAACAGCCAGAGAGTGGCACACCCACCAGTGAAGAAAAAG ACAGTAGCAGGGTGAAGAGGATGTGCGTGGCAGAGCGTAGGCAGCCATATAGTGGAGCTGACTGGTGCTCTGGGGGAGAAAGTGACGAAGATGACAAAGGATTCTTCA ACTGTAACTCCAGTGATGTGAAGCCCCAGGACTCAGTCACACATTCTACCTCCAATGCTGGACTCAGTCGCTCCTCCACTCCCTCCCACAATACACTGGGAGGTCAGGGCTCTACAACAGAACCTGCTAGTGGCCAGAAACCAGGCTCAAAACTTGTTTATGTCTTTACCACGGAGATGGCCAACAA GGCAGCTGATGCAGTTCTAACTGGCCATACAGAAAATATCATTGCCTTCCACATGAAAAACATCTCCAACAGCAAGGACAAAGCTCACCTCCTCCTG AACAATGCAGCAGCTGCCCTCCGGAATGACTCCAAGCCTCCCCAGCAGCCTCCATCTCATGCCCAAGATCAGAGCCACCAGCCTGGATCCAAACCGTCCTTACCTGGCATGTCAGAGCCTGCCCCTCCCCAGCCTTCAAACCAGGGGAGCCAGTCAGGCGTTCTTCCACAGGAAGGGTCATCTACTACAGGCATGGAATCCAAGAATCTTCCCGGCAGTAGTCCCAGtaatgctgcagctgcagttgaCCAAGCCCCTGTCACCCAACCTGAGGCAGGCCTCAACCCTCCATCAGCAGGCGAAGGAGGGCAGGGTGGAAGCACTGGTGGAGCAGGTCTGacgccacagcagcagcaacaacagcagcagttggCCCAGGAACTGCTGAACATGGAGGCCAACACAGAGGGTCTGTCCCAAGAACAGTTGGAGCATCGGCAGCGTTCCTTACAAACCTTGCGAGATATCCAGCGCATGCTTTTTCCTGATGACCGTGATGCCCCACCAACTGGGCCTCCACAGTCCCATAGTGGACCCCATGATGGAGGCCCTGATGGTGCACCCCGGAGATCTGAGCAAGGCCCCCTACAGGCTATGATGGCGCAGTCGCAGAGCCTTGGGCCACCAGGTGGACCAGGAGGTCCCCGTCCACAGGGTCCACCTTTTGGGCCACCTCATGGTCCCAGGGACATGCCTCCATTTCCACAAGATGAAATGGGTCCACATATGGGGGGTCCAGGGGGCTGTGGAGAAGGAGATCAGATGACCCCAGAACAGGTGGCTTGGTTGAAGCTACAGCAGGAGTTTtatgaagagaagaggaagaaacaagAGATGCAACACCGGCCACTTCCTCCAGACATGATGATGCACCCACATGGTCCTCGTGGTATGATGCGAGGGCCCCCACCTCCGTACCAGATGGGCCCAGGAGAGATGTGGGGAGGACCAGGTGGTCCGCCAGAGCACTATCAAGAACGGATGGCCATGGGCCCTGGCCCCAGAGGTATGCCACCACATATGCAGAGGATGCCTGGCTTTTCTGCAATGATGAACCCAGAGATGGAGGGACCCCCAAGACCTGGAATGGGTTGGCCTGACGATATGCCTCCCCGGATGGGAGATGGACGAGGCTTCCCTGGAGGACCTGGGGGAATGTTTGCTGGTCCAGGGGGTCGTGGTGAGCGTTTTCCAAATCCTCAGTCAGTCCAAGAAGCAATGTTCCACCAAGGAATGGGTGGAGAGAAGGGCCTCCCTCCTGGGATGATGATGGACATGCAAAGGATGATGGGGCATCAAAGAGGTGGAATGGAACCTGGTAACGGCATGGGTATGTTTCCTAGAATGCCTGGTGACGGTCCTATGAGTCCATCATCTAGACTCCAGGGAATGGGTGGCAGGGAAATGGGGCCTGAGTTTGGGATGGGTCCCGGCCCTGGGCCAGGACCACATATGCACCCTTCCAAAATACGAGATCCCTCTATGAATATGAGTCCAGATGagatgatgagaatgagaggagGCGGGGGACCTCCAATGGAGAACATGGGTCCACAAGGCAGGCCCATGCAGGGCCCTGTCTTCCCTGAGCAGACACAGCCAGGAGACTTTCCTATGGGGCAGGGACGGCCCTTTCCAGGGGGTCCTGCAGGAATGAGAGGTCCACATGCTGACCAGGCCTTTGGCCCAGAGCACAGATCTACACCAACAGGAGGTAATGGCCGTATTAATCACCTACCCTCTGCTGGTGGCCCTTCACAAGGTCAGAGGGGCCGCAAGCCAGCAGATCTGAATGTCCAAGCAGGAGGGGGAAACTCTCCCAGTGTCAACCCACTTAAGTCCCCGCCTCTAAGGCAAGTACAGTCCCCCATGATGGGCTCTCCCTCTGGAAACCTAAAATCCCCTCAGACGCCGTCCCAGCTGGCTGGTATGCTGACTGGTCCCACAGGCCCCAAtgcccctccaccaccaccagcttCAGCACCAATGAAGTCCCCGCACTCCATGATGGGATCAGCAGGTGCCTCTCCTGTTCACATGAGGTCTCCATCTCTTCCTAACCCCTCCCCAGGATGGGCCTCCTCACCAAAACCACCCATGCAAAGTCCTGGAGTACCACCTCAGGGTGGCAAGCCTCCCCTCAGTATCACCTCACCAAACATGATGGGGAATATGGAACAAG GTGGAAATGGTCCTCCCTCAGCTCCTCCTTCATCAGGGGCTACGTCTGGCTCCATGTCCCTCCCAGGCAATGTCCCGTCTGGCAGTCCATACACCATACCCCCTGAGCCAACACTATCCCAGAACCCTCTCTCCATCATGATGTCACGCATGTCCAAGTTTGCAATGCCCAGCTCTACTCCTCTCTACCATGATGCCATAAAAACTGTTGCCAGTTCTGATGATGACTCCCCACCGGCACGCTCCCCTAACCTGCCTTCAGTGAATAATAATG GTATGGCAATGAACCACCAAGGAAATCCACGTATGATGGGACCTGGAAACGCAGGACCCATGCCCGCCCTCAGCCCCCTGGGTATGAATCCAATGGGATCCCAGCCCCTCTCCCATGGCATGCCTCCGCAGATGCCCTCTCCCAATGCTCCCAACATGGGCCCAGGGATGATGCCCCATGGCATGATGATACCACCAAATCCACAAGACCCTGGAATGGCAAACCCTCAAATGATGCCCCAGGGACGCATGGGTTACCCGCACCGAAGCCAGGGATACCCCCTTACCCAGTCCCCGTCCCAGCAAGGCCCCTTCTCCCCACACAACGGTCCTGGTCCTCAAGGTTTTCCTGGACATCCCATGGGCTTCCAGGGAGAAGGAGGACCTATGGGTGGACGGATGGGGAACATGCCCCATGGGGGAGGGGGTGATGGGGGCATGTGCAAGCCCAATACTCCTGGAGGACCCGAGTTCAACAACATGCAAGGTGGATTCAGCGATGCAGACCTTCATGAGGTGATGCGGCCAGGGGCGTCCGGCATACCTGAgtttgacctgtccaggataaTCCCGTCAGAGAAGCCTAGCCAGACTCTGTCTTACTTTCCTCGAGGTGGAGGAGATAACCCTGGGGGGAAACCACCACACCCCTCTGGCTTCCCCATGCAGGGCATGATGGGTGATGGCCCACCAAGGATGGGAATGTCCATGCAGGGTATGGGGGGGATGCCAGGGGGGCCTGGTGGGGGAATGGGCCCACAAGACATGCCAATGGGCAACCCTGGCCACAACTCAATGCGGCCACCAGGATTCATGGGCCAAGGCATGATGGGCCCCCAGCATCGAATGATGTCTCCTGGGGGCCCAGGAGGGATGATGCAGGGGAGACAAATGGCACACCCAGGCCCTGGTGGCTCACCTAACATGATGATGTCACTACAGGGCATGGGTGGCCCCCCACAGCAGACAATGATGATGGGGGGTCAGATGAGGCCACGTGACATGGACATGGGATTCAGTCCGGGCCCTGGAATGTTCTAA
- the acp6 gene encoding lysophosphatidic acid phosphatase type 6, translating to MKKLWTKAGVLSSASIAFCSMLWSQKKSDLDQAASSCPSADTTGGNASSLYELKLVQVLFRHGARTPLKSIPDVLEAQWVPTLLEPPAHTHINYVVTDLNGGPRPAAPVEDSYRRNTLTGGTYPGQLTTVGMQQLYELGKRLRRKYIEEIPFLSPTFSPAEVYVRSTNIVRTIESAKCLIAGLFQQKQKDIVHILTTEAESEILYPNYHGCKLLKIVGSHRWAESSTLPDIAADLQSIQEALGIAAHQNVDFILIRDDMVARETHGLPCPSVLSTWRNKVEQRAVDMICHVFEPSKRENLQLCVGLLLHTLLTNFEEKLQGTSSESNRKLLLYSAHDTTLMPCLMALGIFDKTWPPYAADITLELYQHRQTSEAFVKLSYIGQDQLIPGCSGVYCPLREFKQALSAYTLSSDTYQSLCNSTGGVTEP from the exons ATGAAGAAACTTTGGACCAAAGCAGGTGTTTTAAGTTCAGCATCCATAGCTTTCTGTTCAATGCTGTGGTCACAGAAAAAGTCCGATTTGGACCAGGCTGCTTCGTCTTGCCCCTCTGCTGACACTACAGGTGGAAACGCTAGCTCTCTCTATGAACTAAAACTGGTCCAAGTCCTTTTCCGACATGGAGCTCGAACGCCGCTCAAGTCGATCCCTGATGTGTTGGAG GCCCAGTGGGTGCCCACCCTCTTGGAGCCTCCAGCACACACCCACATCAACTATGTGGTGACTGATCTAAATGGTGGCCCCAGACCTGCAGCTCCTGTTGAAGACAGCTACCGGAGAAACACGCTGACT GGTGGCACATACCCTGGTCAGCTGACCACGGTGGGCATGCAGCAGCTGTATGAGCTGGGCAAGAGGCTGAGGAGAAAATACATTGAGGAGATTCCCTTCCTCAGCCCCACCTTTAGCCCAGCTGAGGTGTA tgtGCGCTCCACTAACATTGTGAGGACCATTGAATCTGCCAAGTGCCTGATAGCAGGGCtcttccaacaaaaacaaaaag ATATTGTGCACATATTAACAACAGAAGCAGAATCTGAAATCCTGTATCCAAACTACCATGGATGCAAGCTGCTCAAAATTGTTGGCAG TCACCGCTGGGCAGAGTCATCCACTCTGCCAGATATTGCAGCAGACCTGCAGAGCATCCAGGAAGCGTTGGGCATCGCTGCTCACCAGAACGTCGACTTCATCCTCATTAGGGACGACATGGTTGCCAGAGAG acacacggTCTGCCCTGCCCATCGGTGCTGAGCACATGGAGGAATAAAGTGGAACAGAGAGCAGTGGACATGATCTGCCATGTCTTTGAACCGAGCAAGAG GGAAaacttgcagctgtgtgtggGACTGCTGCTGCACACGCTGTTAACCAACTTTGAGGAGAAACTGCAGGGCACTTCATCAGAGTCGAATAG GAAGCTGTTGTTGTACTCCGCCCACGACACCACTTTGATGCCTTGTCTGATGGCTCTGGGGATTTTTGACAAGACATGGCCACCATACGCAGCTGATATCACTCTGGAGCTGTACCAACACCGGCAAACCAGTGAAGCATTTGTCAAATTGTCATACATTGGCCAG GATCAACTCATTCCAGGTTGTAGTGGAGTTTACTGCCCCCTGCGGGAGTTTAAACAGGCCCTCTCAGCCTACACACTGAGCTCTGACACCTACCAGTCACTCTGTAACAGCACAGGGGGCGTAACTGAGCCCTGA
- the gja5a gene encoding gap junction protein, alpha 5a, with protein sequence MGDWSLLGNFLEEVQEHSTSVGKVWLTILFIFRILVLGTAAESSWGDEQSDFLCDTQQPGCTNVCYDRAFPIAHIRYWVLQIVFVSTPSLIYMGHAMHTVRREEKLRRREQEEREARSESREDLQGEKEYLQQKESGKETGSDGRGRVRLKGALLRTYILSILIRTVMEVTFIVVQYLIYGVFLKAMYLCKAWPCPNPVNCYMSRPTEKNVFIIFMLVVAGVSLLLSVLELYHLGWKSVRRCIRNKTIQRDKRRAVAVSVSAALEPSSPPRPSATCTPPPDFNQCLVAPSSMTPMTSMASHPFNNRLALQQNSLNLATELHCSCDNLEDGEDFLRMRYDQAPTEMPNSCSPSPLVHSNYMKDKRRLSKTSGTSSRARQDDLAV encoded by the coding sequence ATGGGGGACTGGAGTCTTCTGGGAAATTTCTTGGAGGAGGTCCAGGAACACTCCACCTCGGTCGGGAAGGTGTGGCTTACCATTCTCTTCATCTTTCGCATCCTAGTGCTGGGCACAGCAGCTGAGTCGTCGTGGGGGGACGAGCAGAGCGATTTCCTTTGTGACACCCAGCAACCCGGTTGCACTAACGTTTGTTATGACAGGGCCTTCCCCATTGCCCACATCCGTTACTGGGTGCTGCAGATTGTTTTCGTCTCAACGCCATCCCTCATCTACATGGGCCACGCCATGCATACAGTGCGGAGGGAGGAGAAGCTGCggaggagggagcaggaggagagggaggcaaGAAGTGAGAGCAGAGAAGACCTGCAGGGGGAGAAGGAGTACCTCCAGCAGAAGGAGAGTGGGAAAGAAACGGGATCTGATGGGAGAGGACGCGTTCGCCTGAAAGGGGCCCTGCTGAGGACTTACATTCTCAGCATCCTGATCCGTACAGTGATGGAGGTGACTTTCATTGTAGTGCAGTACTTGATATATGGGGTGTTTCTCAAAGCTATGTATCTATGCAAAGCATGGCCCTGCCCCAACCCAGTCAACTGCTACATGTCCCGGCCTACtgagaaaaatgtcttcatcatATTCATGCTGGTGGTGGCTGGcgtgtctctgctgctctcgGTGCTGGAGCTCTACCACCTTGGCTGGAAAAGTGTGAGACGGTGTATACGCAACAAGACAATCCAGAGGGACAAACGGAGAGCAGTAGCAGTGTCTGTGTCTGCGGCCTTGGAACCCAGCAGTCCACCACGGCCATCAGCCACCTGCACGCCACCACCTGACTTCAACCAGTGCTTGGTGGCCCCGAGCTCCATGACCCCCATGACCTCCATGGCTTCTCACCCCTTCAACAACAGGTTGGCGCTGCAGCAGAACTCACTCAACTTGGCCACTGAGCTGCATTGCAGCTGTGACAACCTGGAGGACGGGGAAGACTTCCTGAGGATGAGATACGACCAGGCGCCCACGGAGATGCCGAACAGCTGCTCTCCATCACCCCTGGTGCACTCCAACTACATGAAGGACAAACGCCGCCTGAGCAAGACCAGCGGGACCAGCAGCCGGGCTCGCCAAGATGACCTGGCAGTATAG